In Amycolatopsis coloradensis, one genomic interval encodes:
- the crcB gene encoding fluoride efflux transporter CrcB, translated as MADPASVPRPRWDVLAAVGAGGALGSLARYGLSVAIPHPRGQFAFSTFATNVSGCLLIGVLMASLTAAAEPHRLLRPFLGVGILGGYTTFSTYATDTLDLVTAGRPFTGLAYAFGTVAAALVAVYAGHEITRAVKK; from the coding sequence ATGGCTGATCCGGCATCCGTCCCCCGCCCGCGCTGGGACGTGCTCGCGGCCGTCGGCGCCGGTGGCGCGCTGGGCAGCCTTGCCCGCTACGGACTGTCGGTCGCGATCCCCCATCCCCGGGGTCAGTTCGCGTTTTCCACCTTTGCCACCAACGTTTCCGGCTGCCTGCTGATCGGCGTCCTGATGGCGTCGCTGACCGCCGCGGCCGAGCCGCACAGGTTGCTCCGGCCGTTCCTCGGGGTCGGGATCCTGGGCGGTTACACGACGTTTTCGACCTACGCGACGGACACGCTCGATCTCGTGACGGCCGGGCGCCCGTTCACCGGGTTGGCCTACGCGTTCGGAACGGTGGCCGCGGCGCTGGTAGCCGTCTACGCCGGGCACGAGATCACCCGTGCGGTGAAGAAATGA
- the crcB gene encoding fluoride efflux transporter CrcB — protein MTLLFVALGGGFGAIVRFLTDLRLRAWRGVAFPWGTLAVNIAGSSLLGVLTGWALHGGQPDGVRSLLAVGFCGGLSTFSTFGYETLRLFTEKTRARAVVNAVATMAAGIGAAAAGLLLAVAIWH, from the coding sequence ATGACCCTCCTTTTCGTCGCGCTCGGCGGCGGTTTCGGCGCGATCGTCCGTTTCCTGACCGATCTCCGGCTGCGCGCGTGGCGGGGCGTCGCCTTCCCGTGGGGCACGCTGGCGGTCAACATCGCGGGCTCGTCGCTCCTCGGCGTCCTGACCGGCTGGGCACTGCACGGCGGCCAGCCGGACGGCGTCCGCTCACTGCTGGCCGTCGGGTTCTGCGGCGGGCTCTCCACGTTTTCGACGTTCGGGTACGAAACCCTGCGCCTGTTCACCGAGAAGACGCGAGCACGCGCCGTGGTGAACGCAGTCGCCACGATGGCCGCCGGGATCGGCGCCGCGGCGGCCGGGCTGCTGCTCGCCGTCGCGATCTGGCACTGA
- a CDS encoding MarR family winged helix-turn-helix transcriptional regulator yields MTTAEDLGFATALVRLSHLVQRAFIDVGRSHDLTPQQAQLLCVLAQGETGVGMTDLGKMLNLEKSSVTGLVDRVQRRALVERVADSCDRRALKITLTEEGLRLANAAHEGVVEKLEEMAADLPAEQREAIAAAAWRMAPED; encoded by the coding sequence ATGACCACGGCCGAAGACCTCGGATTCGCGACGGCGCTCGTGCGGCTCTCGCATCTGGTGCAGCGGGCTTTCATCGACGTCGGCCGGTCCCACGACCTCACGCCGCAGCAGGCCCAGCTGCTCTGCGTGCTGGCGCAGGGGGAGACGGGCGTCGGGATGACCGACCTCGGCAAGATGCTGAACCTGGAGAAGTCCAGCGTCACCGGGCTGGTGGACCGCGTGCAGCGGCGTGCGCTCGTCGAGCGGGTCGCGGATTCCTGCGATCGCCGCGCGTTGAAGATCACGCTGACGGAAGAGGGGCTCCGGCTCGCGAACGCCGCTCACGAAGGCGTCGTCGAAAAGCTGGAGGAGATGGCGGCGGACCTCCCGGCCGAACAGCGCGAGGCGATCGCGGCCGCGGCGTGGCGGATGGCGCCCGAAGACTGA
- a CDS encoding NAD(P)/FAD-dependent oxidoreductase: MTTTVAVIGGGYGGTTVAKELDSFTDVVLVEPREDFVHHVAALRGLVDPEWTDRLFYPYARLLERGRVLRDRAVSVDQDGVTLASGERLTPDYVVLATGSAYPFPAKIDFHDSASAKAKIRATREELAGAEKVLLLGAGPVGLELAGEIKAVWPEKPVTIVDPAKEILPGFPEDFRAEIRRQLDGLGVELLLGTSLTEPPVSEPGQAKTFTSGLSGGGEVTADLWFQCYGGAPHTAYLDGELAAARQANGQVEVTPELRLPGQPGVFALGDITALPEGKLAKVAGDHAEVVVANIRALIEGGELRAHTPGGPMISLPLGPSGGATYAEEVGILDAATTSEIKGSHMMVSRYEEMFGKA; the protein is encoded by the coding sequence ATGACCACGACCGTGGCCGTCATCGGCGGGGGATACGGCGGCACGACCGTCGCCAAGGAGCTGGACTCGTTCACCGACGTCGTGCTCGTCGAGCCGCGCGAAGACTTCGTCCACCACGTCGCCGCCTTGCGGGGGCTCGTCGATCCCGAGTGGACGGATCGGCTCTTCTACCCGTACGCCCGGCTTCTCGAGCGGGGACGGGTGCTCCGCGACCGCGCGGTGAGCGTGGACCAGGACGGCGTCACGCTCGCTTCGGGTGAACGGCTCACGCCGGACTACGTCGTACTGGCGACCGGTTCGGCGTACCCGTTCCCGGCGAAGATCGATTTCCACGACAGCGCTTCGGCGAAGGCGAAGATCCGTGCCACCCGGGAGGAACTCGCGGGCGCGGAGAAGGTGCTGCTGCTCGGCGCGGGCCCGGTGGGCCTCGAACTGGCGGGCGAGATCAAGGCGGTGTGGCCGGAGAAGCCCGTGACGATCGTCGACCCGGCGAAGGAGATCTTGCCCGGTTTCCCGGAGGACTTCCGCGCGGAGATCCGCCGCCAGCTCGACGGACTGGGCGTCGAACTCCTGCTCGGCACCTCGCTCACCGAGCCGCCGGTCTCGGAACCCGGGCAGGCCAAGACGTTCACCTCGGGGCTCAGCGGCGGCGGCGAGGTGACCGCCGACCTGTGGTTCCAGTGCTACGGCGGCGCGCCGCACACCGCGTACCTCGACGGCGAACTGGCCGCCGCGCGGCAGGCGAACGGGCAGGTGGAGGTGACTCCCGAACTGCGTCTGCCGGGACAGCCCGGCGTGTTCGCGCTCGGCGACATCACCGCGTTGCCGGAGGGGAAGCTGGCGAAGGTGGCCGGTGACCACGCCGAGGTCGTCGTGGCCAACATCCGGGCACTGATCGAAGGCGGCGAGCTGCGCGCGCATACGCCGGGCGGGCCGATGATCTCGTTGCCGCTCGGGCCTTCCGGGGGCGCGACCTACGCCGAGGAGGTCGGGATCCTGGACGCGGCGACCACTTCGGAGATCAAGGGGTCGCACATGATGGTGTCCAGGTACGAGGAGATGTTCGGGAAGGCATAG
- a CDS encoding LLM class F420-dependent oxidoreductase, translating to MKRWGITIPLTGVPLAAHEDMVRELPDLGYTDAWSAETAGHDAFTPLVLASQWAPQLRLGTAIVPVYTRGPGLLAMSAATVAELAPGRFVLGIGASSPVIVKNWNAAEFEAPFARSRDTLRFLRSALAGEKVTEEYESFSVSKFRLERPADPPPSIMLAALRPGMLRLAAKEADGAITNWLAASDVPKVRAEIGPDVELAARIFVCPTEDKAAARGLGRMLISSYLTVPVYAAFHEWLGRGDALAPMHEAWAAGDRQKANQVIPDEVVDDLIVHGSLDSCREQVQSYVDNGLTTPIIALLPTGEDPFAHVRGLAPR from the coding sequence ATGAAACGGTGGGGCATCACCATTCCGCTGACCGGGGTGCCGCTCGCGGCGCACGAGGATATGGTGCGGGAGCTGCCGGATCTCGGCTACACCGACGCGTGGTCGGCCGAGACGGCGGGCCACGACGCCTTCACGCCGTTGGTGCTGGCCTCGCAGTGGGCGCCGCAGCTTCGGCTCGGCACCGCGATCGTGCCGGTGTACACACGCGGACCCGGCTTGCTGGCGATGAGCGCGGCGACCGTCGCGGAACTGGCGCCCGGCCGGTTCGTGCTCGGCATCGGCGCGTCGTCGCCGGTGATCGTGAAGAACTGGAACGCCGCCGAGTTCGAAGCGCCGTTCGCGCGTTCGCGGGACACCCTGCGCTTCCTGCGGTCGGCGCTGGCGGGGGAGAAGGTCACCGAGGAGTACGAGTCGTTCTCCGTCAGCAAGTTCCGGCTGGAGCGGCCCGCCGATCCGCCGCCGTCGATCATGCTCGCCGCGCTGCGGCCGGGGATGCTGCGGTTGGCGGCGAAGGAGGCCGACGGCGCCATCACCAACTGGCTCGCCGCCTCCGACGTGCCCAAGGTGCGGGCGGAAATCGGGCCGGACGTCGAACTGGCCGCGCGGATCTTCGTCTGCCCCACCGAGGACAAGGCCGCCGCGCGCGGGCTCGGCCGGATGCTCATCTCGAGCTACCTGACCGTGCCGGTGTACGCGGCGTTCCACGAATGGCTCGGCCGCGGCGACGCGCTCGCGCCGATGCACGAGGCGTGGGCCGCGGGCGACCGGCAGAAGGCGAACCAGGTCATCCCGGACGAGGTCGTCGACGACCTGATCGTCCACGGCAGTCTCGATTCCTGCCGCGAGCAAGTGCAGTCCTATGTGGACAACGGGCTGACGACGCCGATCATCGCGCTGCTGCCGACGGGGGAGGACCCGTTCGCGCACGTGCGTGGGCTCGCTCCTCGCTGA
- a CDS encoding S9 family peptidase — MTDTSLEDLPFLRRQARTQRFTLGAPKEFKVAPDGSRILFLRSESGTDPRHSLWSFDVASGEETKLVDAAELLPGEEDLPPEERARRERSRETGGGVVGYAVDDAFTVAAFSLSGKLHTLDLATGEVSVLVDGSVVDPRPSPDGTHVAYVRDRRLRVIDRATGEDRLLVDEAGDDIAWGLAEFIAAEEMGRTRGYWWSPDGKSLLAERSDRAAVPRWTIADPANPQSAANVVAYPAAGTTNADVTLAILGLHGSRVDVEKTDWEYLAAVHWSAAGQPLLSVQSRDQRKLQIQSVDPATGAVEVLHTETDEHWVELAAGVPAWTTDGRLVRESAADGDHRLVVDGVAVTPPGLQVRSILHVGDEVLFSASEGDPTQIHVFRTEGGELRRLSTEDGVHVGSGNAALTVLSSWTLERSGPVVTVVSGEKTVARIGSFTVDPDVVPNLTWLTLGERGLRAALVLPTGYEESEGKLPVLLDPYGGPHAQRVLQTRNAFLTPQWLADQGFAVLVADGRGTPGRGAAWEKEIAGKLADVTLADQVDALHAAAALHPELDLERVAIRGWSYGGYLSALAVLRRPDVFHAGVAGAPVTDWSLYDTHYTERYLGLPQEETASYEHNSLIAGAGDLSRALLIVHGLADDNVFVAHSLRLSSALLAKGRAHVFLPLAGATHMTPQAEEVAENLMRTQVDWIVRELSGAAVKSEENA, encoded by the coding sequence GTGACCGACACCAGCCTCGAAGATCTCCCGTTCCTTCGCCGTCAGGCCCGCACCCAGCGCTTCACCCTCGGCGCGCCGAAAGAGTTCAAGGTCGCCCCGGACGGTTCCCGCATCCTGTTCCTGCGGTCCGAATCCGGCACCGACCCTCGGCACAGCCTGTGGTCGTTCGACGTCGCGTCGGGCGAGGAGACGAAGCTGGTCGACGCCGCCGAGCTGCTGCCCGGTGAAGAGGACCTGCCGCCGGAGGAGCGTGCCCGCCGCGAGCGCAGCCGGGAGACCGGCGGCGGCGTGGTCGGCTACGCGGTCGACGACGCCTTCACCGTCGCCGCGTTCTCGCTCTCGGGCAAGCTCCACACCCTCGACCTGGCCACCGGCGAGGTGTCGGTGCTGGTCGACGGTTCGGTCGTCGACCCGCGGCCCAGCCCGGACGGCACGCACGTCGCCTACGTCCGCGACCGCCGCCTGCGGGTGATCGACCGGGCGACCGGCGAGGACCGGCTGCTCGTCGACGAAGCGGGCGACGACATCGCCTGGGGGCTCGCGGAGTTCATCGCGGCCGAGGAGATGGGCCGCACGCGCGGGTACTGGTGGTCGCCGGACGGGAAGAGCCTGCTGGCCGAGCGGTCCGACCGGGCGGCCGTGCCGCGCTGGACGATCGCCGATCCGGCGAACCCGCAGTCGGCGGCGAACGTCGTCGCGTATCCGGCGGCGGGCACCACGAACGCGGACGTGACGCTGGCGATCCTCGGCCTCCACGGCTCCCGCGTCGACGTCGAGAAGACCGATTGGGAGTACCTGGCCGCGGTGCACTGGTCCGCCGCGGGCCAGCCGCTGCTGTCCGTGCAGTCGCGGGACCAGCGGAAACTCCAGATCCAGTCGGTCGACCCGGCGACCGGCGCCGTCGAGGTGCTGCACACCGAGACCGACGAGCATTGGGTCGAGCTCGCCGCGGGCGTCCCGGCGTGGACGACCGACGGCCGCCTGGTCCGCGAGAGCGCCGCCGACGGTGACCACCGGCTGGTCGTCGACGGGGTCGCGGTCACCCCGCCGGGACTGCAGGTGCGGTCGATCCTGCACGTCGGCGACGAGGTGCTGTTCAGCGCGTCGGAGGGCGATCCGACGCAGATCCACGTCTTCCGCACGGAAGGCGGCGAGCTCCGCCGTCTGTCCACTGAGGACGGTGTACACGTCGGCTCCGGGAACGCCGCGCTGACCGTGCTCTCGTCGTGGACGCTGGAGCGCAGCGGCCCGGTGGTGACCGTCGTGTCCGGCGAGAAGACGGTGGCGCGCATCGGTTCCTTCACCGTCGACCCCGACGTCGTGCCGAACCTGACCTGGCTGACGCTGGGGGAGCGGGGCCTGCGTGCCGCGCTGGTGCTGCCGACCGGGTACGAAGAGAGCGAGGGCAAGCTCCCGGTGCTGCTCGACCCGTACGGCGGCCCGCACGCCCAGCGTGTCCTGCAGACCCGCAACGCCTTCCTGACCCCGCAGTGGCTCGCGGACCAGGGCTTCGCGGTGCTGGTCGCCGACGGGCGCGGGACCCCCGGCCGGGGTGCGGCCTGGGAAAAGGAGATCGCGGGCAAACTCGCCGACGTGACCCTCGCCGACCAGGTCGACGCCCTGCACGCGGCGGCCGCGCTCCATCCGGAACTGGATCTGGAACGGGTCGCGATCCGGGGCTGGTCCTACGGCGGCTACCTGTCCGCGCTGGCCGTGCTGCGGCGCCCGGACGTCTTCCACGCCGGTGTCGCGGGCGCCCCGGTGACCGACTGGTCGTTGTACGACACGCACTACACCGAGCGTTACCTCGGGCTTCCGCAGGAGGAAACCGCTTCGTACGAGCACAACTCGCTGATCGCCGGCGCCGGCGACCTCTCGCGGGCACTGCTGATCGTGCACGGACTGGCCGACGACAACGTTTTCGTCGCCCACTCGTTGCGCCTGTCGTCGGCTTTGCTGGCCAAGGGACGCGCGCATGTGTTCCTGCCGCTGGCCGGCGCGACGCATATGACGCCGCAAGCCGAAGAGGTCGCGGAGAACCTGATGCGCACGCAGGTGGACTGGATCGTGCGTGAGCTGTCCGGTGCCGCGGTCAAGAGCGAGGAGAACGCATGA
- a CDS encoding PPK2 family polyphosphate kinase has translation MAKKDTVSVRDTLRIGKGAERHHPGSFPIGPTKKPKGLKDLADAGGRLAELQEALYAEGVGGGNRSVLLVLQGMDTSGKGGTVGHVLGLVNPMGVRYAGFKKPTAAERRHHYLWRIRKQLPAPGQISVFDRSHYEDILAPRVQKLVPATEWRKRYAEINAFEKELTDAGTTIVKVFLDISPEEQLKRLKARLENPAKWWKYNPADLDARAQWNDYQKAYADIFAKTSTAAAPWYAVPADRKWYRNWLVARLLIETIELKDPKFPPADFDPETEIEKLEGIGVPA, from the coding sequence ATGGCGAAAAAGGACACCGTCTCCGTCCGGGACACGCTGAGGATCGGCAAGGGCGCCGAGCGGCACCATCCCGGCTCGTTCCCGATCGGGCCGACCAAGAAGCCCAAGGGGCTCAAAGACCTCGCCGACGCCGGAGGCAGGCTCGCCGAGCTGCAGGAGGCGCTGTACGCGGAGGGCGTCGGCGGGGGAAACCGTAGTGTCCTGCTGGTCCTGCAGGGGATGGACACCTCCGGCAAGGGCGGCACCGTGGGGCACGTCCTCGGCCTGGTCAACCCGATGGGCGTGCGGTACGCCGGGTTCAAGAAACCGACCGCGGCGGAGCGTCGCCACCACTACCTGTGGCGGATCCGCAAACAGCTCCCGGCGCCGGGGCAGATCAGCGTGTTCGACCGCTCCCACTACGAGGACATCCTGGCCCCGCGCGTCCAGAAGCTGGTGCCCGCGACGGAATGGCGCAAGCGCTACGCCGAGATCAACGCGTTCGAGAAGGAGCTGACCGACGCCGGCACGACGATCGTGAAGGTCTTCCTCGACATCTCGCCGGAGGAGCAGCTGAAGCGCCTCAAGGCGAGGCTGGAGAATCCGGCGAAGTGGTGGAAGTACAACCCCGCGGACCTCGACGCGCGGGCCCAGTGGAACGACTATCAGAAGGCCTACGCCGACATCTTCGCCAAGACCTCCACGGCGGCCGCGCCCTGGTACGCCGTCCCGGCCGACCGCAAGTGGTACCGCAACTGGCTGGTCGCGCGGCTCCTGATCGAGACGATCGAGTTGAAGGACCCGAAGTTCCCGCCCGCCGACTTCGATCCCGAGACGGAGATCGAGAAGCTGGAAGGCATTGGCGTACCGGCTTGA
- the rocD gene encoding ornithine--oxo-acid transaminase, which yields MTTADFIALDEQWSTHNYHPLPVVIATAEGASVTDVEGKTYLDFLSGYSALNFGHRHPGLIAAAIEQFGRVTLTSRAFHHDQLGLFCKELAELTGTEMTLPMNSGAEAVESAVKIARKWAYRVKGVPDGTAEIVVAGSNFHGRTTTIVSFSTDETARADFGPFTPGFVTVKYGDAEALRDAITERTAAILLEPVQGEAGVIVPPAGYFAEARRLCDEHNVLLIADEIQSGLARTGTVLALDHEGVRADVYTLGKALGGGIMPVSAVVGGKDVLGVLRPGEHGSTFGGNPVACAIGRAVVGLLKTGEFQERSRELGAHLHSRLGELVGDGLAEVRGRGLWAGIDIAPGGPTGREASTALAERGVLCKETHDHTLRIAPPLVISREELDRGIDAITEVVKTR from the coding sequence ATGACGACCGCCGACTTCATCGCGCTCGACGAGCAGTGGAGCACGCACAACTACCACCCGCTTCCGGTGGTGATCGCCACCGCCGAAGGAGCCTCGGTCACCGATGTCGAGGGCAAGACCTACCTCGACTTCCTCTCCGGCTACTCCGCGCTGAACTTCGGGCACCGCCACCCCGGGCTCATCGCCGCCGCGATCGAGCAGTTCGGCCGCGTGACGCTGACCTCGCGCGCCTTCCACCACGACCAGCTCGGGCTGTTCTGCAAGGAGCTCGCCGAGCTGACCGGCACCGAGATGACCCTGCCGATGAACTCCGGCGCGGAAGCCGTCGAGTCGGCGGTGAAGATCGCCAGGAAGTGGGCGTACCGGGTCAAGGGCGTCCCCGACGGGACCGCTGAGATCGTCGTCGCCGGTTCCAACTTCCACGGCCGCACGACGACCATCGTGTCCTTCTCCACCGACGAGACCGCGCGCGCCGACTTCGGCCCCTTCACGCCGGGCTTCGTCACCGTCAAGTACGGCGACGCCGAAGCGCTGCGCGACGCCATCACCGAGCGCACCGCCGCGATCCTGCTGGAGCCGGTGCAGGGCGAGGCGGGCGTGATCGTCCCGCCCGCCGGCTACTTCGCCGAGGCCCGGCGGCTGTGCGACGAGCACAACGTGCTGCTGATCGCCGACGAGATCCAGTCCGGTCTCGCCCGCACCGGCACCGTCCTCGCGCTCGACCACGAAGGCGTCCGTGCCGACGTCTACACCCTGGGCAAGGCGCTCGGCGGCGGGATCATGCCGGTGTCTGCCGTGGTCGGCGGCAAGGACGTGCTCGGCGTGCTGCGGCCGGGTGAACACGGCTCCACCTTCGGCGGGAACCCGGTCGCCTGCGCGATCGGGCGGGCCGTGGTCGGGCTGCTGAAGACCGGGGAGTTCCAGGAGCGTTCGCGGGAACTGGGCGCCCACCTGCACTCGCGGCTCGGCGAACTGGTCGGCGACGGGCTCGCCGAGGTCCGCGGGCGCGGGCTCTGGGCGGGGATCGACATCGCGCCCGGTGGGCCGACCGGCCGCGAGGCGTCCACCGCGCTGGCCGAACGCGGCGTCCTGTGCAAGGAGACGCACGACCACACGCTGCGGATCGCGCCGCCGCTGGTGATCAGCCGCGAGGAGCTCGACCGCGGTATCGACGCCATCACGGAGGTCGTCAAGACCCGGTGA
- a CDS encoding DUF2252 domain-containing protein: MGDEREWVERPLAGTESVSPEDWFARGKALRDEAPSSAHDHAAAGEGRPSVAEFFARTNEGRLPELVELRRERMLASPFTFYRGAAGLMAADLAGSPSSGLTAQLCGDAHAANFGLYGTPEGQIVMDINDFDESVPGPWEWDLKRLAASLVLAGREGGIGEAGCREAAEDAVKSYRRTIRGLAELPFLRSWNALPDASVLSKVKAHDLIDDFEEAAEKARKNTSAKVTAKWTRRIDDHETGLERHRFVEDPPVLTHVDDATAEAVVTGLVSYVDTLRESRRTLISRYRVSDVAFRVVGTGSVGLRSYVALLHGNSGEDLVLQVKQAIPSALAPFLGLPAPEHEGRRIVEGARLVQAETDILLGWTTIDGVPYIVRQFRNLKGDIDPAELKKDHLDDYGRLAGALLARAHARSLHPRMLAGYFEDDEDLDEAIGAYAVRYADQTEADFAAFAAL; encoded by the coding sequence ATGGGAGACGAGCGGGAGTGGGTGGAGCGGCCGCTGGCCGGCACCGAGTCGGTGTCGCCGGAGGACTGGTTCGCGAGGGGTAAGGCACTGCGGGACGAGGCGCCCTCGTCCGCGCACGACCACGCGGCGGCGGGCGAGGGGCGGCCCAGCGTGGCGGAGTTCTTCGCGCGCACCAACGAAGGCCGCCTGCCCGAACTGGTGGAACTGCGGCGCGAGCGCATGCTCGCGTCGCCGTTCACCTTCTATCGCGGGGCCGCCGGGCTGATGGCCGCCGACCTGGCGGGTTCGCCGTCGTCCGGGCTGACCGCCCAGCTCTGCGGGGACGCGCACGCCGCGAACTTCGGGCTGTACGGCACGCCCGAGGGCCAAATCGTCATGGACATCAACGACTTCGACGAATCCGTGCCGGGCCCGTGGGAGTGGGATCTCAAACGGCTCGCGGCGAGTCTCGTGCTCGCCGGGCGCGAGGGCGGCATCGGCGAAGCGGGCTGCCGTGAAGCCGCCGAGGACGCGGTGAAGTCGTACCGGCGCACCATCCGGGGGCTGGCGGAGCTGCCGTTCCTGCGGTCGTGGAACGCGTTGCCCGACGCGTCGGTGCTGAGCAAGGTCAAGGCGCACGACCTGATCGACGACTTCGAAGAAGCGGCCGAGAAGGCGCGGAAGAACACCAGCGCCAAGGTCACCGCGAAGTGGACCAGGCGCATCGACGACCACGAGACCGGCCTCGAACGGCATCGGTTCGTCGAAGATCCGCCGGTGCTCACGCACGTCGACGACGCGACCGCCGAAGCCGTCGTGACCGGATTGGTGTCCTATGTGGACACGCTGCGCGAGTCCCGGCGGACGCTGATCTCGCGGTACCGGGTGTCCGATGTGGCTTTCCGGGTAGTCGGCACCGGCAGTGTCGGGCTGCGCAGTTATGTGGCGCTGCTGCACGGGAACTCCGGCGAAGACCTTGTCCTGCAGGTGAAACAGGCCATTCCGTCGGCGCTCGCGCCGTTCCTCGGCCTGCCGGCCCCGGAGCACGAGGGGCGGCGGATCGTCGAGGGCGCGCGGCTCGTGCAGGCCGAGACGGACATCCTGCTCGGCTGGACGACCATCGACGGCGTGCCGTACATCGTGCGGCAGTTCCGGAATCTCAAGGGCGACATCGATCCGGCGGAGCTGAAGAAGGACCACCTCGACGACTACGGCCGGCTCGCCGGCGCGTTGCTCGCGCGGGCGCACGCGCGGTCACTGCATCCGCGGATGCTGGCAGGCTACTTCGAGGACGACGAAGACCTCGACGAGGCCATCGGGGCCTACGCGGTGCGGTACGCGGATCAGACCGAAGCGGACTTCGCCGCCTTCGCCGCCCTCTGA
- a CDS encoding FAD-dependent oxidoreductase: MRISVVGGGVIGLSCAYRLAGAGHDVTVVTETGPGETTSAVAGGVLFPPLAANSDRVDRWTATSVEEYRGLGAPGVRMVRGTYLVPREAPLPSWALSMPGLDHEPGRLTFTTALVDTPVYLGWLAGQVAALGVRTEYRTVTRLDDLGADLVVNAAGLGGGRLAGDGTVVPVGGQVVHLADPGLTEWIVDGATPVLRHVIPHGRHVVCGGTQEPGRDSVEPDPGVTADIVRRCRDLVPALADAPVLGAKVGLRPFRPEVRLDRDGRIVHCYGHGGAGITVAWGCADDVLALV; encoded by the coding sequence ATGCGGATCAGTGTGGTCGGTGGCGGCGTGATCGGGCTCAGCTGCGCGTACCGGCTGGCCGGGGCCGGGCACGACGTCACGGTGGTCACCGAGACCGGGCCGGGGGAGACCACGTCGGCGGTCGCCGGTGGCGTGCTCTTCCCGCCGCTGGCGGCGAACTCCGACCGGGTCGACCGCTGGACCGCGACGAGCGTCGAGGAGTACCGCGGCCTCGGCGCGCCAGGAGTCCGCATGGTCCGGGGAACGTACCTCGTCCCGCGCGAGGCGCCGCTACCTTCGTGGGCCTTGTCGATGCCCGGCCTCGACCACGAACCCGGGCGGCTCACCTTCACGACCGCACTGGTCGACACCCCGGTGTACCTCGGGTGGCTCGCCGGTCAGGTCGCCGCGCTGGGCGTGCGTACCGAATACCGCACCGTCACGCGGCTGGACGACCTCGGCGCGGACCTCGTCGTCAACGCCGCCGGGCTCGGTGGCGGGCGGCTCGCGGGGGACGGAACCGTGGTGCCGGTCGGCGGCCAGGTCGTCCACCTCGCCGACCCGGGGCTGACCGAATGGATCGTCGACGGGGCCACTCCGGTGCTGCGGCACGTGATCCCGCACGGACGGCACGTGGTCTGCGGCGGCACGCAGGAGCCGGGGCGCGACTCCGTCGAGCCGGATCCCGGGGTGACCGCCGACATCGTGCGGCGGTGCCGGGACCTCGTGCCCGCGCTGGCCGACGCGCCCGTGCTGGGGGCGAAGGTCGGGCTGCGGCCGTTCCGGCCCGAGGTACGGCTGGACCGGGACGGCCGGATCGTGCACTGCTACGGACACGGGGGTGCGGGGATCACGGTGGCTTGGGGTTGCGCTGACGACGTCCTGGCCCTGGTGTGA
- a CDS encoding phosphatase PAP2 family protein, whose translation MSGRGPYGPVAVTCAVIMVVLGLLVSGDGPSVPDDLAVRWVERTFGRDTGLLGLLVLPTEAYVLIPVAVLTAVLCLTGRRRLEAALTIAGPLIAILANTWVLKPLFDRWKYTYLAYPSGHTVALVAVLTVLVLLARPGVATAVISTVGAVVLCGVTIGMIGLGYHYLTDVVGGTLFAVATVCATWVLLSWAARRRAPVPSDG comes from the coding sequence ATGAGCGGAAGAGGGCCGTACGGGCCGGTCGCGGTGACCTGCGCCGTGATCATGGTGGTCCTCGGCTTGCTGGTCTCCGGTGACGGCCCTTCCGTTCCCGACGACCTCGCCGTCAGGTGGGTGGAGCGCACCTTCGGCCGCGACACCGGCCTTCTCGGGCTGCTGGTGCTGCCGACCGAGGCCTACGTCCTGATCCCGGTCGCGGTCCTCACCGCCGTCCTCTGCCTGACCGGACGCCGCAGGCTCGAAGCGGCGCTGACCATCGCCGGCCCGCTCATCGCGATCCTCGCGAACACCTGGGTGCTCAAACCGCTCTTCGACCGCTGGAAGTACACCTACCTCGCCTACCCGAGCGGGCACACCGTCGCGCTGGTCGCGGTGCTGACTGTGCTCGTCCTGCTCGCCCGCCCCGGCGTCGCGACGGCGGTCATCTCGACGGTGGGCGCCGTGGTGCTCTGCGGAGTCACGATCGGCATGATCGGCCTCGGCTACCACTACCTGACCGACGTCGTGGGCGGCACGCTGTTCGCCGTCGCGACTGTATGCGCGACTTGGGTGCTACTCAGCTGGGCTGCACGGCGTCGCGCGCCAGTGCCGTCAGACGGCTGA